One Rhipicephalus microplus isolate Deutch F79 chromosome 4, USDA_Rmic, whole genome shotgun sequence genomic window carries:
- the LOC119171553 gene encoding carboxylesterase 5A has product MQAHFITSSKGRAERVQAAKATFTYRWWHGVTATNVLVFTAYFFFVIFVEVHKEPEAHLDIGTVYGRTFKNLEVSAFYGVPYAKTPMGYLRFRRPEPMPAGTQSFDGRNPRYPCVQHNLYYGNATLIDASNTSEDCLHLDIYTPTASSAYDQLRGPGGVAGAGHSAVLVALIDLHFASGGNSYFFADPRRFVNQTGVVVVVPNYRLGALGFMRSGKQRAAGNMGLLDQAIMLRWVRDNIFSFGGNPHNIVLMGVGGGAVAAGYHLLSPMTRGFTRRALLHSGSPLMPFPARSSNDPIEEVAQRAHCLNTADDSSLVDLASAVTCVHMTPTERLRPALTKDHYPITHDSFMPLPYESMLSQSTGHSAQVLVGNVRNEGGMLVAHEFRNLTYYELHSTNREEIIDRLLKYLEPYHIPYLEKIIKCYLANPEKVQQQPNFIDLASEVLGDLLYVCPMKRFANIFSDAGNRVNYFVYDYQPEAMKKLKPLNKDATQLDDVIAVFGAQLYPSEITFSHTIMKQWGEFAKSGDLPTLKSGRPWPQYTRDNPHYIFLSNRGRSSQNGTQNELAIDSKEEFKDQSCKYWEDYLDMQATNQQPEEFPFKCDEISAI; this is encoded by the exons ATGCAAGCTCACTTCATCACGTCCAGCAAGGGTCGGGCTGAGCGAGTCCAAGCGGCTAAGGCCACCTTCACCTACAG GTGGTGGCACGGAGTGACGGCCACCAACGTGCTCGTGTTCACGGCCTACTTCTTCTTCGTCATCTTCGTCGAGGTGCACAAGGAACCGGAAGCGCATCTCGACATCGGCACCGTCTACGGACGCACATTCAAGAACCTCGAG GTATCTGCGTTTTACGGCGTTCCCTATGCCAAAACTCCCATGGGCTACCTGCGGTTCCGGCGGCCAGAGCCAATGCCCGCGGGCACGCAGTCGTTTGACGGCCGCAACCCGCGCTACCCGTGCGTGCAGCACAACCTGTACTACGGCAACGCCACCCTGATCGATGCGTCCAACACGTCCGAAGACTGCCTCCACCTGGACATCTACACGCCCACGGCCAGTTCTGCATACGACCAGCTCAGAGGCCCCGGGGGCGTCGCCGGAGCGGGACACAGCGCGGTCCTGGTGGCGCTCATCGACCTGCACTTCGCCAGCGGCGGCAACTCGTACTTCTTCGCCGACCCGCGCAGATTCGTCAACCAGACGGGCGTGGTAGTTGTGGTGCCCAACTACCGGCTCGGCGCGCTAGGCTTTATGCGCAGCGGAAAGCAGCGGGCAGCCGGCAACATGGGCCTGCTGGACCAG GCCATAATGCTTCGCTGGGTGCGAGACAACATCTTCAGCTTCGGCGGCAACCCGCACAACATCGTCCTCATGGGCGTCGGGGGAGGCGCAGTGGCCGCCGGCTACCACCTGCTGTCGCCCATGACGCGAGGCTTCACTAGACGCGCCTTACTGCACAG CGGTTCCCCGCTGATGCCTTTCCCGGCCCGTTCGAGCAACGACCCAATCGAGGAAGTGGCGCAGCGGGCCCACTGTCTCAACACCGCGGACGACTCGAGCCTCGTGGACCTGGCCTCCGCGGTAACTTGCGTGCACATGACGCCTACGGAGCGTCTCCGTCCAGCGCTCACCAAAGATCACTATCCGATAACGCACGACTCGTTCATGCCACTGCCGTACGAGAGCATGCTATCGCAGTCGACGGGACACAGTGCGCAG GTGCTTGTCGGCAACGTGCGGAACGAAGGTGGAATGCTTGTGGCGCACGAGTTCCGTAACTTGACCTACTACGAGCTGCACAGCACCAACAGGGAAGAGATCATCGACAGGCTACTCAAATACCTTGAACCCTACCACATCCCATATCTGGAGAAGATCATCAA GTGCTACCTGGCGAACCCGGAGAAAGTGCAGCAGCAGCCAAACTTCATCGATTTGGCCTCAGAAGTACTGGGCGACCTCTTGTACGTGTGTCCAATGAAAAGGTTCGCAAACATTTTCTCGGACGCCGGAAATCGGGTCAACTACTTTGTGTACGATTACCAGCCGGAGGCAATGAAGAAGCTGAAACCGCTCAACAAGGATGCCACCCAGCTGGACGATGTGATTGCCGTGTTTGGTGCTCAGCTGTACCCATCAGAAATCACCTTCTCGCACACGATAATGAAGCAGTGGGGCGAATTCGCAAAGTCCGG AGACTTGCCAACACTGAAGAGTGGCCGTCCATGGCCACAGTACACGCGGGACAACCCTCACTACATATTCCTAAGCAACCGCGGCCGGAGCAGCCAGAACGGCACCCAGAACGAGCTTGCCATAGATTCCAAGGAAGAATTCAAGGACCAGTCGTGCAAGTACTGGGAAGACTACCTCGACATGCAGGCCACCAACCAGCAGCCCGAAGAGTTCCCATTCAAGTGTGACGAGATCAGTGCAATCTAG